A segment of the Pirellulales bacterium genome:
CCAGGGCAATCGTTGCTGCAGGATGCCGTCGATAATCAACGCCATGAGGCGCGTCTTCGGCGCCGAGAATTTATTGGGTACCTCGGAGCCGTCGTCGCGCACCTTGATGCGGCCATTAATGCCAGGGTCGACCAGATAAGCAATTTGGCCACGATCGTTGACCAGGTACTTACCCTGGGGCACGCCACGGACCAGGCCTTCGGTCGCGTGCCATACAAAGTATTCGTGATCGTCGTTGGCATACTGCCCGCCGGGCTTTTCCTTGTGTTTGAGCTTGTCCACATCGGGCACGATGTAGCGCGGTAGATTTTCCGGTTTTCTGGTCCAAACCGTGCCAGCGTTGTTCAACAGCAACAGAATGCCGCCGATGGCCAGGGCACTTGTCAGCGCTCCGATCAGGATCGCAATCTGTTGCCAGCGCGGTGTAGCGCCGACCAGATAGCCCGTTTTTAGATCTTGCGACGTCGTACCACCGTTACTTGCGGCGACGCAGACGATCGCTGCCACGGTCATGGCGGTCAACGTCGCGGCTCGATCGGTTTGGCCCATCGCCAGAAAAACCAGGCAGGTGAGCAGCAGCGTTGCCACGGTCATACCGGAAATCGGATTCGACGAGGAACCGATTTCGCCGGTCAATCGCGACGATACCGTCACGAACAGAAATCCAAAGACCACGATTAGTCCCGCGCCCGTGAGACCGTGCATCGTGACCCCCAACCCCAGATTGGGAATCGCCGCCATCGCCAACACCAACACAGCGGCTCCCAACAGGACGACGGTCAACGGCAGATCGCGCTCGGTGCGCAGGCCGCTGCCCGCTGACTTGCCGGCCGAGGGCCCCAAATCGCGCAACCCGGCTCGCAAGGAACTGAAGATCAGCGGCATGGCTTGCAACATGCTGATGATGCCGCCTGCCGCCACGGCGCCGGCGCCGATATAGAGAATGTAGTTGATGCGGACGTTACCGACGGCCTCGGCAATTGCCTTGGCCGATGCGCCGGAAGGCAACAGGCTCGGGTCACCAAATCGGAAGACCATCGGCGTGAGCACCAGGTAGGCGAGCACGCCGCCGGCCAGCATGATCGAGGCGATGCGCGGGCCGATGATGTAGCCCACGCCTAGAAGCTCGGGCGTTAGTTCACCGCCGACAAGTCCGCCGCGCAGGCCTTTGCCCGAGGCCGTTGTCAACGGCTGATTAACTTCGTCTTTCCAAAGGTGCAAGCCAGTCATCACGAACTTGTGAAGGAACGCCAGGCCGAATCCGGTGAAAACGGTTGCCGCCGTGGCTCCTCCTTCCTCGCCGACGATAAGCACATCAGCGCAGGCCGTACCCTCGGGGTATTTCAGTTTGCCGTGTTGCTTGACGATGAAGGCCCGCCGCAAGGGGATCATCATCAAAATGCCGAGCAGTCCGCCCAGCACGCCCACGGTCATGACGCGTGTCAGCTCCATATCCATGCCCAGCAGCATGAGTGCTGGAATAGTGACGCCGACGCCGAAGGCAATCGATTCTCCGGCCGACCCAGTGGTCTGCACGATGTTGTTTTCCAGAATCGTCGCCCGCCGGATACCGAACATCCGCGAAAAGAGTCGAAACAGGGTGATCGACAATACGGCCACGGGGATCGACGCGGAGACCGTCAACCCGACCTTGAGCACCAAGTACAACGATGATGCCCCGAAGACGATGCCCAACACGGCGCCGACCAACACGGCCGGCAAGGTGAACTCGGCCATGTCGCTCGATTCGGGGACGTACGGATCGTGCCCCGGCACAACGGGCGGCTTGGAAGAGCGCGGCTCGCTCGTAGCAGGTGCTGCCATCCAACAATACTCCGTTCGGTTGTCTCGCCGGCGTTTCCCACCGGCACAGGCCGGTTCCAGCCTTCGGTTATCGTCGTGGGGACGCTGGGGGCCTGTGGATCGGTCCCTGGCGTTTGATTCTCCCCCCTCGGTCGCCGATTTTCTGCGGGTCTGTTCGGCTACCCGCCGTCGCGTTCTGTGCTAAAGGTGGCCGGTTCGCCGCCGGAATGCAAGCCCGGAAAGGGGTGAAAGCTGGGTCGTTACCGACAGATGGTCGGCAGGGTGGGACGGCGCATGCCGTGGGACGGCCTTGGGCGGGGCTTCTGTGCGGCGGCCCAGCATGAGTTCGATTCGAGCGCGCCGATTAGAGATCAAGGTGCCGAGGCGCTAGGCCTGGTCTTCCGACTTGACATCGCGGATCGACTGCAAGAAATGCTCCATAGACGGGCATCGCTTACCAACTTGTGGCTCGACGCACGACATGATGGCCTTGGCCAGCACAGGATCGATCTTGGGCCGATACTTCAGGATTTCGACCGGGGGGTGCATGGCGTGCGTCATCGCCGCCCGGCCGTCAGTCCCCCGCTCCCAGGGAAGATTGAACGTGCAAATCTCGTAGGCACTGACGCCAAACGAAAACACGTCCAGCCGTTGGTCGGTTGCCAAGCGTTTGACTAGTTCCGGCGCCATGTAGTTGGGTGTGCCCGTCCGATTGCCTGGCAGCATGAACTGCGGCGTGGCCGGCACCGTCAGGCCAAAGTCGATGAGGGTCAGATGCTTGCCGTCGGGCGATACCATGAAATTGCGAGGGCAGACATCGCGATGGATGTAGCCGGCCTGGTGTACCGCGCCTAAGGCCTCGGCCGCCTGGCGGATGAGGCTCACACGACGGCCATCCAACAGCGGGCTGCGGCCAATCACCAGCGAATTGAGCCCCGGGCCATCGATGAACTCCATGACCACGAATGGCTCCCCTTGCAGGGTCGTCCCATAAGACAGCACGCGCACCACGTGCGGGTGCGAAATGGCCTGAACGATTTCCCCCTCGAACGGCTTCTTAAGCCCTTTGAAGCGGGCTTCGAATTCGACGTTTTTTTTGGGGTCGAGGATCTTCAACCCGACGACGGAGCCGGTCTTACGTTCGCGCGCCATGTAGAATTTGGACATCGTGCCCGAGATGGCTTCGCGCATGAACTCATAATTGCCGCGGACGTCGACGCGCCCCCCGGAGAGCACCGTTTTGAGGCTGTCGAAAAGTCCCATAGTCACCTAATACAACATGTTGCTGGCCGTCGCCGGCGCGAACCTACTGCAGCCGATGCCTGGCGCGCGTCGAGGCTCCCTGTCGTTCACTCTAGGCCGCAGGCGCAGAAGCATCAAGGCAACGGAGGCCGAACCGATGGCGCAGTACCACGCCGACCGCGGCCTATTTGCCGCAATAGTCGATCGTCCGGGCGATCTCGCTCTTCAAGTCCGAGCGGCGGACAATGCGGTCGATGAAGCCGTGCTCCAGCAGGAATTCGCTGGTCTGGAATCCCTTGGGTAGCTCGATGCGAATGGCGGCCTGAATTACGCGCGGACCCGCGAAGCCGATCAAAGCCCTTGGTTCGGCGAATACCACATCGCCCAGCGACGCGAAGCTGGCGGCGACGCCCCCCATCGTTGGATTCGTAAGAACAGAGATGAACAGTCCGCTGGCTGCATCGTATCGCGCCAAGGCGGCCGACACCTTGGCCATTTGCATGAGCGAAAAGATTCCCTCGTGCATGCGTGCCCCACCGCCGGAGCCACTTACGATGATCAGCGGCAAATGCTCGACCGTGGCCCGCTCAATCGTGCGGGTGAGCTTCTCACCGACGACAGCTCCCATGCTTCCCATGATGAAGGCCGAGTCGGTGACACCGAACGCCACGCGGCGGGCACGAATCATGCCAGTGCCCACTACGGCCGCGTCGCGCAAGCCTGTCCGCTTTTGCTCTTCCTTGATGCGATCACGGTAGGGCTTCTTGTCGGCGAATCCCAGCGGATCGGTCGGGCGCAACTCGGAGAACCATTCCTCGAACGTGCCCTCGTCCAGCAATTGCGCGATGCGCTCTTGCGCCGGCACGTACCAGTGGTAGTCGCACTCGGGACAGACGCCCATCCGCTTGTCGGCTTCCTTGCGGAAGATGGTCCGCTGGCAGCCGGGGCAGCGCTTCCACAAACCCTCGGGCACACCGCGCTTGGGGTGCTTCACGCTGGGCTGACCTGTCTGAACGTCAGATTTGCCGGTGCTCAAAGGCACGCTCCCGAACGTCGTGGGCGTGGTTTCTGGTGGCATAATACGGTGCCAATCGTAGCAGTTTCGATCGAGTGTGTAATCCCGAGAATGCCGGTCCGCCGGGCCCTTTGCCCGCTGTCCTGGCGATGACGCTATCTTCGTCCCAGAGCAGGCCCAAGGGAAGTGGCGGATCCGAAGACCCCAACGGCCGCGAACTCGCCGCTGCGGTGGGATTAGCCGCTATGGGCCACGTTTTGCGGTGTGATCTCGAGCAATTGCCAGTCGCCGTGGCAGCCCGCGGCCCGCCAGAGGTCCCCCAACTTGCCTTGCCCTAGGCGGACCTTGACCAACGAGGCTAGTGGTTCCGGAACGACCAGTGCGATTACCCCGTCACGGTGCCGCTTGAGCAGTTTGTCGATGACGCGCTCGACCCGGTCGCTGGCTTCGCCTAATGTCTCGCCTTCGGGGGGGCGGATGCTTTCGGGTTGGTCCTGCCACTGGCGATAAACGGTGGGCTGCTTGCGTTTCACTTCGTCGATGCACATGCCCTGCCACAGCCCGTGGTTGAGGTTTTGCATGCCGCGCAATTTTTTGAGTTTGACGTGCAGAGTTTCGGCGATCGCCGTGGCGGTGGCCTGTGCCGGCTGGCACATCGAGCTGTAGATCGCATCGATGGACTGGCCGGCCAGCTCACTCGTTAGTCGGGCAACTTCAGCGATGCCATGCTCGTTGAGCGGAACATCCAGAGTGCCTTGAATCCTCCCCTGGTCGACGAAGTCTGACGCACCAGGGCGAATCAAGATGATTTTTAACATTGCGGTGTTTGAATTCCTGCTGCCGAGTACATGGTTGCCTAGTTCAACCGATGTCGCGCTTGCCGAATGAGGAAACTAGGCGCTTGTTTGGTGTGTCCGAGCCAAGGTGGTCAGGTGGTCGATGGTTGCTCGATAGTCCTGAGAATGAAAAATCGCTGATCCTACGGAATACAGCTGTGCGCCGGCTGCGGATGCCTCCCCGATCGTTTGTTCGTGAATTCCTCCGTCAATCTCGCGCAATGGCCCCGGCCCAGGTCGATCGCGCAGGGCGCGAAGCTTCTCTAGGGCGATTGGCTCGAAGGTCTGGCCGCCGAAGCCTGGGTGTACGCTCATCACCAACACGGTGTCGCAATCTGCCAAGCAAGGCTCGATGGCCGACAGCGGTGTTTCCGGATTCAG
Coding sequences within it:
- a CDS encoding serine/threonine-protein kinase → MGLFDSLKTVLSGGRVDVRGNYEFMREAISGTMSKFYMARERKTGSVVGLKILDPKKNVEFEARFKGLKKPFEGEIVQAISHPHVVRVLSYGTTLQGEPFVVMEFIDGPGLNSLVIGRSPLLDGRRVSLIRQAAEALGAVHQAGYIHRDVCPRNFMVSPDGKHLTLIDFGLTVPATPQFMLPGNRTGTPNYMAPELVKRLATDQRLDVFSFGVSAYEICTFNLPWERGTDGRAAMTHAMHPPVEILKYRPKIDPVLAKAIMSCVEPQVGKRCPSMEHFLQSIRDVKSEDQA
- the accD gene encoding acetyl-CoA carboxylase, carboxyltransferase subunit beta, yielding MSTGKSDVQTGQPSVKHPKRGVPEGLWKRCPGCQRTIFRKEADKRMGVCPECDYHWYVPAQERIAQLLDEGTFEEWFSELRPTDPLGFADKKPYRDRIKEEQKRTGLRDAAVVGTGMIRARRVAFGVTDSAFIMGSMGAVVGEKLTRTIERATVEHLPLIIVSGSGGGARMHEGIFSLMQMAKVSAALARYDAASGLFISVLTNPTMGGVAASFASLGDVVFAEPRALIGFAGPRVIQAAIRIELPKGFQTSEFLLEHGFIDRIVRRSDLKSEIARTIDYCGK
- a CDS encoding histidine phosphatase family protein, coding for MLKIILIRPGASDFVDQGRIQGTLDVPLNEHGIAEVARLTSELAGQSIDAIYSSMCQPAQATATAIAETLHVKLKKLRGMQNLNHGLWQGMCIDEVKRKQPTVYRQWQDQPESIRPPEGETLGEASDRVERVIDKLLKRHRDGVIALVVPEPLASLVKVRLGQGKLGDLWRAAGCHGDWQLLEITPQNVAHSG
- a CDS encoding oligopeptide transporter, OPT family — its product is MAAPATSEPRSSKPPVVPGHDPYVPESSDMAEFTLPAVLVGAVLGIVFGASSLYLVLKVGLTVSASIPVAVLSITLFRLFSRMFGIRRATILENNIVQTTGSAGESIAFGVGVTIPALMLLGMDMELTRVMTVGVLGGLLGILMMIPLRRAFIVKQHGKLKYPEGTACADVLIVGEEGGATAATVFTGFGLAFLHKFVMTGLHLWKDEVNQPLTTASGKGLRGGLVGGELTPELLGVGYIIGPRIASIMLAGGVLAYLVLTPMVFRFGDPSLLPSGASAKAIAEAVGNVRINYILYIGAGAVAAGGIISMLQAMPLIFSSLRAGLRDLGPSAGKSAGSGLRTERDLPLTVVLLGAAVLVLAMAAIPNLGLGVTMHGLTGAGLIVVFGFLFVTVSSRLTGEIGSSSNPISGMTVATLLLTCLVFLAMGQTDRAATLTAMTVAAIVCVAASNGGTTSQDLKTGYLVGATPRWQQIAILIGALTSALAIGGILLLLNNAGTVWTRKPENLPRYIVPDVDKLKHKEKPGGQYANDDHEYFVWHATEGLVRGVPQGKYLVNDRGQIAYLVDPGINGRIKVRDDGSEVPNKFSAPKTRLMALIIDGILQQRLPWELVFIGVLIAVTLELAGVPSLPFAVGVYLPIQSSVPIFVGGAVRWLVDKVKRQSEAEADMSPGVLLSSGYIAGGAIAGVIVAFFGFVPSWLDAISLARFMPQGWVDSNWPSVVAFSALILLLALTGFGLLFRNATAAAPAKPAKTR